The following are encoded together in the Campylobacter devanensis genome:
- the prpD gene encoding 2-methylcitrate dehydratase: protein MSNMGILEAKRPEFDELLSKIAKYADSFEITSELAYETAKYTMIDALGCGILALKYPACAKLLGPSVEGAEFRPLGSKIPGTSYQLEPIRAAFNVGAMVRWLDYNDTWLAAEWGHPSDNLGAIWAVADYVSRKNLSQGKAPLKVKSVLEAMIKAHEIQGILALENCFNKVGLDHVLLVRIASTAVAAKLLGCNYDEIRNAVSNAFIDGGALRTYRHAPNTGSRKSWAAGDASSRGVDLALKAKTGEMGYPSALSAKFWGFEDVKMRGQKLVIPQEFGSYVMENVLFKISFPAEFHAQTAVECAMALHNEVKDRLDEIEKIVITTQESGHRIINKTGELANPADRDHCIQYMVAVPLIFGRLVADDYEDSVAKDPRIDALRDKMVVEVDPRYTKEYLDSDKRSIANAVEIYYKDGTKSKKVEVEYPIGHKRRRDEGIPLLKAKFKANLATRFSPKTCQIIEDLVNNQKLLESYNFNEFSDLFWLG from the coding sequence ATGAGTAATATGGGAATATTAGAGGCTAAACGCCCTGAATTTGATGAGTTGCTAAGTAAAATCGCAAAGTATGCTGATAGCTTTGAGATAACTAGTGAGTTAGCGTATGAAACGGCTAAATATACTATGATTGATGCCTTAGGATGTGGGATTTTGGCTCTTAAATATCCAGCTTGCGCTAAACTGCTTGGGCCAAGCGTTGAAGGGGCGGAATTTCGCCCATTAGGTAGCAAAATTCCAGGCACTTCATATCAACTTGAGCCGATTCGTGCGGCCTTTAATGTAGGAGCTATGGTAAGATGGCTAGACTATAATGATACTTGGCTAGCGGCTGAATGGGGACATCCAAGCGATAATCTAGGTGCTATTTGGGCGGTGGCTGATTATGTAAGTCGCAAAAATTTATCTCAAGGCAAAGCCCCATTAAAGGTCAAAAGTGTCTTAGAAGCTATGATAAAAGCACACGAAATTCAAGGTATCTTAGCACTTGAAAACTGCTTTAATAAAGTTGGACTAGATCATGTTTTATTAGTTCGTATCGCCTCTACTGCGGTTGCGGCTAAGCTTTTAGGATGTAACTATGATGAAATTCGCAATGCTGTATCAAATGCCTTCATAGATGGTGGTGCTCTAAGAACATATCGCCACGCACCAAATACAGGTAGTCGCAAGAGCTGGGCTGCTGGCGATGCATCTAGTCGTGGGGTGGATCTAGCATTAAAAGCCAAAACAGGCGAAATGGGTTACCCATCAGCTTTAAGTGCGAAATTCTGGGGATTTGAAGATGTCAAAATGAGAGGCCAAAAGCTAGTAATTCCACAAGAATTTGGCTCGTATGTAATGGAGAATGTGCTATTTAAAATTAGCTTCCCAGCTGAATTCCACGCTCAAACAGCAGTTGAGTGTGCTATGGCACTTCATAATGAGGTCAAAGATCGCCTAGATGAGATAGAAAAAATAGTAATCACCACTCAAGAATCAGGCCATAGAATCATAAATAAAACAGGCGAATTAGCTAATCCTGCCGATCGTGACCATTGTATCCAATATATGGTGGCTGTGCCTTTGATATTTGGTAGATTAGTGGCTGATGATTATGAAGATAGCGTAGCCAAAGATCCACGCATCGATGCCCTAAGAGATAAAATGGTAGTAGAAGTAGATCCAAGATACACAAAAGAGTATCTAGATAGCGATAAAAGAAGTATCGCAAACGCAGTTGAAATCTACTATAAAGATGGCACAAAATCCAAAAAAGTAGAAGTAGAATACCCTATCGGCCACAAAAGAAGAAGAGATGAGGGAATTCCGCTATTAAAAGCTAAATTTAAAGCCAATCTAGCTACAAGATTTAGCCCAAAAACTTGCCAAATAATAGAAGATTTAGTAAATAATCAAAAGCTTTTAGAGAGCTATAATTTCAATGAATTTAGCGATCTGTTTTGGCTAGGATAA